TCAATTCTTTTCATCTAAAAGACATCTCCTCTATAGTCATTTACAACTTCAAATACATGTTCTGATTTAAGCTATCACTTTTACAAACACGTATTCACTTACGACTATAGTTTAACTCTGATTTTTATTTGCGTCAACTAGAAAAGCAATCTATTTTTCCCCTGACTTCTTAATCCACACAAATGCAAAGGCATAAAATACTGCCGCAAATGGAAACATCGCTCTAAATCCTAGGGCATCTATGACTAGACCAAGTAAAAGCGGTCCTACTATAGCTGCTGACTGTGCTGCGAAGTAATATAATCCAGTGTATATACCAAATTGATTGCTCTTTGCTCTTTCAACAACTAGTGGATAAGAGTTTATACCTATAAGAGCCCACGAAATACCTGCAACTACCATTAGCACCATCATGCTTATGCTAAAAGGTATATTCAAAAACAATAAATCCTTCCTCAAAAACCCTATGAGCATAAATGAGGCAAACATACCCACGATACCCATTGAAATAGCTTTTGCCTTTCCGACTTTAGCTGCAAAATATCCACTAGGTATAGCGGTAACCATGTAAAGGGCGCTCATTACGGATAGATAAAGTGAAGCCGATGACTCCTCTATCCCTAGAAATTTCACACAATAGTTACTAAATGTCGCCAGCACTCCTTCATATGCCACAAACCAGCAAAAAATAGCGCATAGTATATAGCTAGTCGTTTTATCTGAGCTGTGAAACAAATCATGTATTGACTGTTTGAAATTAAGCTTCTCATCATCGTGTTCCCCTATAGTTCCCACTTCCGGTTCTTTTATTCCAAAGAAAAGCACTGCAAGTGAAACCATCATGAGTACACCTGTCATCCAAAATGGATAATTTTCATTCATCTTATACAGCATAGCTCCAAGAGTCAGTGCCAATATAGTTCCAAAACCTCCCATGAAGTTTATGACTCCATTTGCCTTGCTTCGAAGCTCTGGAGGAGTAATGTCTGGCATAAGTGCTATAGTAGGTGATCTAAATAATGACATCATAGTCAGATATAGCATGATGAGTATAACAAATACTCCAAGCGATCCACCACTATTTAAATTAAAATGAGGTATGAGTACAAAAAATAGAGCTGAAAGTGGCATTCCTATGAGTAAATAAGGCATACGTCTTCCAAATCTCGTCTTGGTGTGATCGCTCAAACTTCCTATTATAGGTATCATCGTAACAGCTAGTACATTGTCCATAGTCATTATACCGTTGACCATGGTCATACTATTTGGTATATATTCTGCTAAAAATAACGGCACATAAAAATTATAAATTTGCCAAACTAGAGCTATAGCAAAAAATCCCATACCAAGGGTCAATGTCTTTTTGTAGTTTAGTTTCATCTCCAATTCTCCTTCTCAAATTTCTCTTTTTTAAATCAAAATTTGCAATACAATTTTTTGAAACCCAAAAAATTTCTATAAAAAAGCAAATTTGCTAGACAGGGTCTTTTCAAACAACACCCTACCTAGCAAATTTGCTACTAACCCGATATCTCACTATATAAAATAAACCCATGATTATTACTTCACGTTTGTCTTGTTTTATATATTGCGAACCGCCTCCATGCACTGCCGCATCTAAAAACTCAACCTAACTCTAGTATATCAAGAATTCTATAGTTTTACCAGCATATTTTTCCACTACTTTTCAAGTAAAAGCTTCATCATCGCCGCAGTCTCATACGTACTAGCTTCACTATGACCGCCTTCATTTTCTATCACTACAGCATTTCTATCTTTTAAAAATTTAACTTCTTTTTCGGTCAATTTTCCTACCGCTTCATCCACAAGTCCGTAAACATATACCACATTGCTCAAATCTTTATCCTTGAGAAGTTCGGTAAATCTCTTATGACCTATACCTGCTGCTAATCTATACATATTAGATTCTTCAACCGATTCAGCTTCACTAAGCATTGGAGTAATTCCTTTATCAAAATTTCCTCCCATTCCTTGGCTAAAACCTTTCCAAAAAACTTCATCCATATCAAGTCTTCCAACCATTATTCCATATCCATCTGCTAGCTCTGTACCCTCTGCATTTATGAGATCAGCCGAGACAAACGCTCCAAATGATATTCCCACTACATATACTTTTTTGTCTTTAGCTTTATAATATTTTACTACTTCTGCTATATTCGATACAGTCTCTTTATCGTATTCTACAGCTTGCTCAAAACTTATATGGTCTGCCGTAAATAACTCTGGTCGTCTAGTTTGAACTTGATGAGGTTGAACAATCAATGCATCCTCCAACTTCTCATTAGAGTCTCTAAACTCTTCAAGCACCTCTGTTTCAACCTCTGTAGTTGGGCCACCTTGAGAATACACTATTACAATATCACTATCTTCATTTCCTATCTTTCTAGCTATTAACTTTTCTATCTCTTGAGCCTCACTATCTTCTTCTACTTTCGTAACTACCACTTGAGTCTCCTCTGATTTACTTGCCATTT
This genomic window from Tissierellales bacterium contains:
- a CDS encoding MFS transporter, which encodes MKLNYKKTLTLGMGFFAIALVWQIYNFYVPLFLAEYIPNSMTMVNGIMTMDNVLAVTMIPIIGSLSDHTKTRFGRRMPYLLIGMPLSALFFVLIPHFNLNSGGSLGVFVILIMLYLTMMSLFRSPTIALMPDITPPELRSKANGVINFMGGFGTILALTLGAMLYKMNENYPFWMTGVLMMVSLAVLFFGIKEPEVGTIGEHDDEKLNFKQSIHDLFHSSDKTTSYILCAIFCWFVAYEGVLATFSNYCVKFLGIEESSASLYLSVMSALYMVTAIPSGYFAAKVGKAKAISMGIVGMFASFMLIGFLRKDLLFLNIPFSISMMVLMVVAGISWALIGINSYPLVVERAKSNQFGIYTGLYYFAAQSAAIVGPLLLGLVIDALGFRAMFPFAAVFYAFAFVWIKKSGEK